Proteins encoded in a region of the Zea mays cultivar B73 chromosome 4, Zm-B73-REFERENCE-NAM-5.0, whole genome shotgun sequence genome:
- the LOC103654070 gene encoding UPF0481 protein At3g47200 — translation MTSSVAGTMDIEMPLGNNLWSENMGVDEDNEAITRANKEISAEPTPLDQDSESTEQAEDVVDLTELKEKVIGAVPFPPQRLDGWMQQWPTIYVVPGDLAAGKTDPYAPATVCFGPLFGPARRVTDGMAKLERYKLCCLRKLIVGRSPSPAGTGTRPAEPAVWKPEVHEPMLRSCVDAMTRLLPRIRASYSIASSMDTIAGDENTVREVKMLLYPNPEVAAVMGSTLAENMLLDGCFILHRLLKMASRAAGKRYDDDDDDWTQVFGRRGVWALVTRDLLLLHNQIPLFVIKALLKQLKGPADIEDDDVLVDGGLQLFSSLHPRRRLQPSPDDSLRLRLRDAHHLLHLFYLSITNIPTQSSASASPDKKLPPELTQWVPCAKELEDAGVRFRARKDGTATGFLDIRFSAVGVLEIPPLQLYDYSEPLFRNLIAFEQTYPDTPGHVTAYAIFMDCLVKTSDDMRLLHSRGILLNHMSGDREAATGFFSGICAGAHASADRNYLAPLMDEVVRYQSGRWPQWRAALLRDYFGNPWAVIAFVAAAIVLALTMLQTFYTLYAYYQPPKQS, via the exons ATGACGTCCTCTGTAGCAGGAACAATGGATATTGAGATGCCTTTAG GCAACAACCTGTGGAGCGAGAACATGGGTGTCGATGAAGATAATGAAGCTATCACCCGAGCCAACAAAGAAATCAGTGCAGAGCCTACTCCACTTGATCAGGACAGCGAGTCGACAG AGCAAGCGGAGGATGTCGTGGACTTGACGGAGCTGAAAGAGAAGGTGATTGGGGCTGTTCCTTTTCCTCCACAGCGCCTCGACGGCTGGATGCAGCAATGGCCAACCATCTACGTGGTCCCCGGCGACCTAGCCGCCGGAAAAACGGACCCCTACGCCCCCGCCACCGTCTGCTTCGGGCCGCTCTTCGGTCCGGCGAGGCGTGTGACGGACGGCATGGCGAAGCTGGAGCGCTACAAATTGTGCTGTCTTCGCAAGCTCATCGTGGGGCGCAGCCCTAGCCCTGCAGGAACTGGAACCCGACCTGCAGAGCCAGCCGTGTGGAAGCCGGAGGTGCACGAACCGATGCTTCGCAGTTGCGTGGACGCGATGACAAGACTGCTCCCGAGAATTCGTGCTTCCTACAGCATCGCCTCATCTATGGACACCATCGCTGGCGACGAAAACACCGTGCGAGAAGTCAAGATGCTGCTCTACCCCAACCCCGAGGTCGCCGCCGTCATGGGATCAACTCTGGCTGAGAACATGCTGCTGGACGGCTGCTTCATCCTCCACCGCCTGCTCAAGATGGCAAGCAGAGCAGCAGGGAAACgctacgacgacgacgacgatgactggACCCAGGTGTTTGGTCGGCGCGGGGTATGGGCGCTTGTCACGCGCGACCTGCTGCTGCTCCACAACCAAATCCCCTTGTTTGTCATCAAGGCTCTGCTGAAGCAGCTTAAGGGTCCAGCTGATATCGAAGACGACGACGTCCTCGTGGACGGCGGCCTTCAGCTCTTCAGCTCGCTCCATCCTCGGAGGAGGCTGCAGCCCTCGCCGGACGACtcgctccgcctccgcctccgcgacGCGCACCACCTCCTGCACCTCTTCTACCTGTCCATCACCAACATCCCGACGCAGTCATCAGCCTCAGCGTCGCCGGACAAGAAGCTTCCACCGGAGCTCACGCAGTGGGTGCCGTGCGCCAAGGAGCTGGAGGACGCAGGCGTGAGATTCCGGGCGAGGAAGGACGGCACCGCGACGGGCTTCCTGGACATCAGGTTCTCCGCCGTCGGCGTCCTGGAGATCCCGCCGCTGCAGCTCTACGACTACAGCGAGCCTCTGTTCCGGAACCTAATCGCGTTCGAGCAGACCTACCCGGACACGCCGGGCCACGTCACCGCCTACGCCATCTTCATGGACTGCCTCGTCAAGACATCCGACGACATGCGACTCCTCCACAGCCGCGGGATACTGCTCAACCACATGAGCGGCGACAGGGAGGCGGCCACGGGGTTCTTCAGCGGCATCTGCGCCGGAGCGCACGCCTCGGCCGACCGGAACTATCTCGCCCCACTCATGGACGAGGTGGTCAGGTACCAGAGTGGAAGGTGGCCCCAGTGGCGTGCCGCGCTGCTGCGGGACTACTTCGGAAACCCGTGGGCGGTCATCGCGTTTGTTGCGGCGGCGATCGTGCTCGCGCTTACCATGCTGCAGACCTTCTACACTCTCTACGCCTACTACCAGCCACCCAAGCAGTCCTAG